A single region of the Hyphomonas adhaerens MHS-3 genome encodes:
- a CDS encoding HlyC/CorC family transporter, with the protein MIAGYIIAIFVLLALSGFFSGSETALTAASRARMHALEKEGDKRAAAVNRLISNREGLIGSILLGNNVVNILASVLATSLFTQLFGQGGMAMAMATGVMTILVLVFAEVMPKTYAIGRPDAMAMSVAGIISVLVAVASWIVTAIQAIVSVTLKLVGLGAPAEAITADEEIRGAIDLHAFEGGVDAADRQRLVGALDLKELTVEDVMIHRKNIKMLSADLDPRQMVMKALASPHTRIPLYRGEKEEIVGILHAKDLLRAIIPLGGNLASLDLDSIMRKPWFVPETTPVQDQLDAFLKERSHFALVIDEYGELQGLITLEDILEEIVGSIHDEHDIAVQGVRPQEDGSVNVDGWVPIRDVNRAMNWNLPDDEAVTVAGLVIHEAQTIPEAGQSFVFHGYRFNVLRRQRNQVTGLNISVIEPA; encoded by the coding sequence ATGATCGCCGGTTACATCATCGCCATCTTCGTCTTGCTGGCGCTTTCAGGCTTTTTCTCGGGATCCGAGACGGCGCTGACAGCGGCCTCGCGGGCGCGCATGCACGCCCTGGAGAAGGAGGGCGACAAGCGCGCCGCCGCCGTGAACCGGCTGATCTCCAACCGCGAGGGGCTGATCGGCTCCATCCTGCTCGGCAACAATGTCGTCAATATTCTCGCCTCGGTGCTGGCGACGTCTCTGTTCACCCAGCTGTTCGGGCAGGGCGGCATGGCCATGGCGATGGCCACGGGCGTGATGACGATCCTGGTGCTGGTATTTGCCGAGGTGATGCCGAAGACCTATGCCATCGGCCGCCCGGATGCGATGGCGATGAGCGTCGCGGGAATCATCTCCGTTCTGGTGGCGGTGGCCTCGTGGATCGTGACGGCGATCCAGGCGATCGTCTCGGTGACGCTGAAACTCGTCGGTCTCGGGGCCCCGGCCGAGGCGATCACGGCGGATGAGGAAATCCGCGGCGCCATCGACCTGCATGCCTTTGAGGGCGGGGTGGACGCCGCCGACCGCCAGCGCCTCGTCGGCGCGCTGGACCTCAAGGAACTGACGGTCGAGGACGTCATGATCCACCGCAAGAACATCAAGATGCTGAGCGCGGACCTCGATCCGCGCCAGATGGTGATGAAGGCGCTGGCGAGCCCCCACACGCGCATCCCGCTTTATCGCGGCGAGAAGGAAGAGATTGTCGGCATTCTGCACGCCAAGGATCTGCTGCGCGCGATCATTCCGCTGGGCGGCAATCTTGCCAGCCTCGACCTTGATTCCATCATGCGCAAACCCTGGTTCGTGCCGGAAACCACGCCAGTGCAGGACCAGCTGGACGCCTTCCTGAAAGAACGCAGCCACTTCGCCCTCGTCATCGACGAATATGGCGAATTACAGGGCCTGATTACGCTGGAAGACATTCTGGAAGAGATTGTCGGGTCCATCCATGACGAACACGACATTGCCGTGCAGGGCGTGCGCCCGCAGGAAGACGGGTCGGTCAATGTCGATGGCTGGGTGCCGATCCGCGATGTGAACCGGGCGATGAACTGGAACCTGCCGGATGATGAAGCCGTCACGGTGGCCGGGCTCGTGATCCACGAAGCGCAGACCATTCCGGAAGCCGGGCAGAGTTTCGTGTTCCACGGTTACCGGTTCAATGTGCTGCGCCGCCAGCGCAACCAGGTGACCGGCCTGAATATCTCAGTAATCGAGCCCGCCTGA
- a CDS encoding shikimate kinase: protein MPSDSDSPAQEKPAALPFESRTIALVGLMGAGKSTVGRRLAEKLGRPFFDSDTEIEKAAGLSISDIFALHGEADFRRGEQQVLKRLLTLPPHVLATGGGAYLNDETRALMREHAITVWLNADLETLWKRVQKRDSRPLLKRGNAKQVLTDLLAEREPVYSQADLVVRSKDGPHTNTVNAILKALKTWKPK from the coding sequence ATGCCTTCTGACAGTGACAGTCCAGCGCAGGAAAAACCGGCGGCTCTGCCTTTTGAGTCGCGGACAATTGCGCTTGTTGGTCTGATGGGGGCAGGCAAGTCGACCGTCGGACGCCGCCTGGCGGAAAAGCTGGGCCGGCCTTTCTTTGACAGCGACACCGAAATCGAGAAGGCGGCCGGCCTTTCGATCTCCGACATCTTTGCCCTGCATGGCGAGGCAGACTTCCGGCGCGGCGAGCAACAGGTGCTGAAACGCCTCCTGACCCTGCCGCCGCATGTGCTGGCCACCGGGGGCGGGGCCTATCTCAATGACGAGACGCGGGCCCTGATGCGGGAACATGCCATCACCGTATGGCTGAACGCCGATCTCGAAACCCTGTGGAAGCGCGTGCAGAAGCGGGACTCGCGCCCCCTCCTGAAGCGGGGCAATGCCAAACAGGTGCTGACCGATCTGTTGGCCGAGCGGGAACCGGTCTATTCGCAGGCCGATCTCGTGGTGCGATCCAAGGACGGTCCGCACACGAATACGGTGAATGCCATCCTGAAGGCCCTGAAGACCTGGAAACCCAAATGA
- a CDS encoding DnaJ domain-containing protein: MSDGDPFPYRVKFTDIRVNPPADEVSRARARKTRVCDHKGCDLEGSYPAPKRGAKGKGRHHFCAKHIAEYNRSFNFFEGMSQAEAAAFTRAERFGHKRTWRFGTGPMAGKKSADQFDPRRWSGRRFFDMDDVAEATGNATSGRRSGLQVRALRELDLEVDASPNEIRVRYAEYIRRFHPDSNKGDRSSEDKLQRVLRAGKLLKAAGLMKG; encoded by the coding sequence ATGTCCGATGGCGATCCATTCCCCTACCGTGTCAAGTTCACCGATATAAGGGTGAACCCACCGGCCGACGAGGTCTCGCGTGCGCGAGCCCGCAAGACGCGTGTCTGCGACCACAAGGGCTGCGACCTTGAAGGTAGCTACCCGGCCCCCAAGCGGGGGGCGAAGGGAAAGGGGCGCCATCATTTCTGCGCCAAGCACATCGCCGAATACAATCGCAGCTTCAATTTCTTTGAAGGCATGTCCCAGGCCGAAGCCGCCGCCTTCACCCGGGCGGAGCGATTCGGCCACAAGCGCACCTGGCGTTTCGGCACCGGTCCGATGGCCGGAAAGAAAAGCGCAGACCAGTTCGATCCGCGCCGCTGGTCCGGGCGCCGCTTTTTCGACATGGACGATGTCGCCGAAGCGACCGGCAATGCCACATCCGGGCGCCGGTCCGGCCTGCAGGTGCGGGCGCTGAGGGAGCTGGACCTTGAGGTCGATGCCTCGCCGAACGAAATCCGCGTGCGCTATGCCGAATATATCCGCCGCTTCCACCCGGACTCCAACAAGGGCGACCGGTCGTCGGAAGACAAGCTTCAGCGCGTGTTGCGGGCAGGCAAGCTGCTCAAGGCCGCTGGCCTGATGAAAGGGTAG
- a CDS encoding DUF2721 domain-containing protein, translating into MPDFVIPGDIAHVIQIAIAPVFLLAGIGAFLNVMTNRLGRVVDRWRSLEAELSGCDDARRRIYVTELGILDRRMAHSNRAIALSTLAALLVCVVIIFLFTGQLLHVSVTRAVSILFIAAMSVLVTALLSFLLEIRISSRTLRVARDTLKHRT; encoded by the coding sequence ATGCCCGACTTCGTCATCCCCGGCGACATCGCCCACGTCATCCAGATTGCCATCGCGCCCGTCTTCCTGCTGGCCGGCATCGGGGCGTTCCTGAACGTGATGACCAACCGGCTGGGCCGGGTGGTGGACCGCTGGCGCTCCCTGGAAGCGGAGCTGTCCGGCTGCGATGACGCGCGCCGCCGGATTTACGTGACAGAACTCGGCATCCTCGACCGGCGCATGGCGCACTCGAACCGGGCCATTGCGCTGTCGACCCTTGCCGCCCTGCTTGTCTGCGTCGTGATTATCTTCCTGTTCACAGGCCAGCTGCTGCACGTCTCGGTAACCCGCGCCGTTTCGATCCTGTTCATTGCGGCCATGAGTGTTCTGGTGACGGCGCTGCTGTCCTTCCTGCTCGAAATCCGCATTTCCAGCCGGACGCTGCGGGTCGCCCGCGATACGCTGAAGCACCGGACATGA
- a CDS encoding glycerol-3-phosphate dehydrogenase, translating to MHDLLVIGGGINGTGIARDAAGRGLDVVLVEKDDLAQHTSSASTKLIHGGLRYLEMYDFALVRKALIEREILLRAAPHIIWPMRFVLPHDKDQRPAWLIRLGLFLYDHLGGRKLLPGTSVLRRKTTHKLDPLKDEFRLAFEYSDCWVEDSRLVVLNAVDAKERGAEVHTRTACTKLVRHKDHWEATLTSAGNTETRKFRAVVNAAGGWVDEIIDLADPQDSATHLRLVKGSHIIVPKWHEGEHAYFFQNADGRIMFAIPYERGEFTLIGTTDIPYTANKDKVEITEDEIAYLCAGASEYYKRAITPDDVVATYSGVRPLYDDHAASASKVTRDFVLHYDTEGGAPLLSVFGGKITTYRELAEEAVAELAPLFDGLPKTWTRHASLPGGDIPAANFDAYLSGLVLTHPHMPVELLTRLARAYGTRTRALLGDADSMADLGRDFGGGLTEREVAWLVDQEFARSAEDILRRRSKLYLHMTKEEQGAFTDWFAARYA from the coding sequence GTGCACGACCTGCTGGTCATCGGCGGCGGCATCAACGGCACCGGTATTGCCCGCGATGCGGCCGGGCGGGGGCTCGATGTCGTTCTCGTGGAAAAGGACGATCTCGCCCAGCACACATCGTCTGCCAGTACCAAGCTGATCCATGGCGGGCTGCGCTATCTGGAAATGTATGATTTCGCGCTGGTCCGCAAAGCGCTGATCGAGCGGGAGATCCTGCTGCGCGCGGCGCCGCACATCATCTGGCCGATGCGGTTTGTCCTGCCGCACGACAAGGACCAGCGTCCGGCCTGGCTGATCCGGCTGGGCCTGTTCCTGTATGATCATCTCGGCGGACGCAAACTGCTGCCGGGCACGTCCGTGTTGCGGCGGAAGACAACCCACAAGCTCGATCCGCTCAAGGACGAGTTCCGTCTGGCCTTCGAATATTCCGATTGCTGGGTGGAGGATTCCCGCCTTGTCGTGCTGAACGCGGTGGATGCGAAAGAACGCGGCGCCGAGGTGCACACCCGTACGGCCTGCACGAAACTTGTCCGCCACAAGGACCATTGGGAGGCGACGCTGACCTCCGCGGGCAATACCGAGACCCGCAAGTTCCGCGCCGTCGTCAATGCGGCAGGCGGCTGGGTGGACGAGATCATCGATCTCGCCGACCCGCAGGATTCCGCCACGCATCTGCGCCTGGTGAAGGGCAGCCACATCATCGTGCCGAAATGGCATGAGGGCGAGCATGCCTATTTCTTCCAGAACGCCGACGGGCGGATCATGTTCGCCATCCCGTATGAGCGCGGCGAGTTCACGCTGATCGGCACGACCGATATTCCGTATACCGCGAACAAGGACAAGGTCGAGATCACCGAGGACGAGATCGCCTATCTCTGTGCCGGAGCCAGCGAATACTACAAGCGCGCCATCACGCCGGACGATGTCGTTGCCACCTATTCGGGCGTGCGCCCGCTCTATGACGACCATGCCGCATCCGCGTCCAAGGTCACGCGGGATTTTGTGCTGCACTACGACACGGAAGGCGGCGCGCCGCTCTTGTCGGTGTTCGGCGGCAAGATCACCACCTACCGCGAACTCGCCGAGGAAGCCGTGGCAGAGCTTGCCCCCTTGTTTGATGGCCTGCCGAAGACCTGGACCCGGCATGCCAGCCTGCCGGGCGGCGATATTCCGGCCGCGAATTTCGACGCCTACCTGTCCGGCCTTGTCCTGACCCATCCGCACATGCCGGTGGAATTGCTGACACGTCTTGCGCGCGCCTATGGCACCCGCACGCGCGCCTTGCTGGGCGATGCGGACTCAATGGCAGACCTCGGCCGGGATTTCGGCGGCGGCCTGACAGAGCGCGAAGTGGCCTGGCTGGTCGATCAGGAGTTTGCCCGAAGCGCCGAAGATATCCTCCGCCGCCGCTCCAAGCTCTACCTGCACATGACAAAAGAAGAGCAGGGCGCCTTCACCGACTGGTTCGCCGCCAGATACGCATAA
- a CDS encoding BolA family protein, translated as MPQLTDRLSRIHDLLTEAFQPVELEITDDSAKHAGHAGAAPEGQTHYSVRITSAAFEGLSRVQIQRSVMLALQQEFDTGLHALALKASAPKT; from the coding sequence ATGCCACAACTGACTGACAGACTGTCGCGGATTCATGACCTTTTGACTGAAGCTTTTCAGCCTGTGGAGCTGGAAATCACGGATGACAGCGCAAAACATGCCGGTCATGCGGGTGCCGCGCCCGAAGGCCAGACGCATTATAGCGTGCGAATCACCTCCGCGGCGTTCGAAGGCCTGTCGCGCGTGCAGATCCAGCGCAGCGTTATGCTGGCCCTGCAACAGGAATTCGATACCGGCCTGCACGCCCTTGCCCTGAAGGCGAGCGCGCCCAAAACCTGA
- a CDS encoding DUF3604 domain-containing protein, with translation MKYLGQASLAVLLLAAGCTAQQETTTPPETIAATPETLAEATPADMTAPAPADRVALFGDLHVHTGQSFDAFISSVRATPDDAYRFAKGEKITTDGGYDVQLNGPLDFLAVTDHGEYMGIMPAMATPGTALSQTAFAKSVFGPDAENPAQSFQKVGLTIVSGDEIEEIYDRDVIDSAWHRAIDAAERHYEPGKFTTFAGYEFTAMTPVLESKIPAAANLHRNVIFRGEAPPRLFSTLDSPNPEDLWTWMDAQRADGRDVMSIPHNSNASNGEMFASETYEGGELTADYAVTRMRNEPVIEITQIKGTSEAHPALSPNDEWANFELYETFVGSAAKTTPHIGDYARNALARGLGLADTKGFNPFRFGFIGSSDTHIGAGPFIEETFWGKFPVDGGDPAKRHSIPPNGAKTWDAEGARITIPADGVMVPNMRRLLAASQYSASGLAGVWADENTREAIFDAIRRKETFGTSGPRLKARMFASFDFGDDILNDPDLVASAYEAGVPQGGNLTGSGAAPKILAWALRDPDSYPLQRVQVVKVWTDADGTAHEAVYDAACSGGAAPDPATHRCPDNGASVDLADCSTEDGTGAGEMKALWTDPDFDPARRSAYYVRVLENPSCRWSSWDAARNGTPPNPDMPSTIQERAWTSPVWYNPQD, from the coding sequence ATGAAATACCTGGGACAGGCGAGCCTCGCCGTCTTGCTGCTGGCGGCTGGCTGCACCGCTCAGCAGGAAACGACCACACCACCCGAAACCATCGCCGCAACGCCGGAGACCCTGGCCGAAGCGACTCCGGCAGACATGACGGCCCCTGCTCCGGCAGACCGGGTTGCCCTGTTCGGTGACCTGCACGTCCACACCGGCCAGTCCTTCGATGCCTTCATCTCCTCTGTCCGGGCCACGCCCGACGATGCCTATCGCTTTGCCAAGGGCGAGAAGATCACGACTGATGGCGGCTATGACGTACAGCTGAACGGCCCGCTCGATTTCCTCGCCGTGACCGACCATGGCGAATATATGGGCATCATGCCGGCCATGGCGACGCCCGGCACGGCCCTGTCCCAGACCGCTTTCGCAAAATCCGTCTTCGGACCGGACGCGGAAAATCCGGCCCAGTCCTTCCAGAAGGTCGGCCTGACGATCGTGTCCGGCGACGAGATTGAAGAGATCTATGACCGGGACGTGATCGATTCGGCCTGGCACCGCGCCATCGACGCGGCAGAGCGCCACTATGAGCCCGGCAAGTTCACGACGTTTGCCGGATATGAATTCACCGCCATGACGCCTGTGCTCGAATCCAAGATCCCGGCCGCAGCCAATTTGCACCGCAATGTCATCTTCCGGGGCGAGGCACCGCCGCGCCTGTTCTCCACCCTTGATTCGCCGAACCCGGAGGATCTCTGGACCTGGATGGATGCCCAGCGCGCCGACGGCCGGGACGTCATGTCCATCCCGCACAATTCGAACGCCTCCAATGGCGAGATGTTCGCATCGGAAACCTATGAGGGCGGCGAGCTGACGGCGGACTATGCCGTGACCCGCATGCGCAACGAGCCTGTGATCGAGATCACCCAGATCAAGGGCACATCCGAGGCCCACCCCGCCCTCTCGCCGAATGACGAATGGGCCAATTTCGAACTCTATGAGACCTTTGTCGGCAGCGCGGCGAAAACGACTCCGCACATCGGCGACTATGCCCGCAATGCACTCGCCCGCGGGCTCGGCCTCGCCGACACGAAAGGCTTCAACCCGTTCCGGTTTGGCTTCATCGGCTCCAGCGATACGCATATCGGGGCCGGTCCGTTCATTGAGGAAACCTTCTGGGGCAAGTTCCCGGTCGATGGCGGAGATCCGGCCAAGCGCCACTCCATTCCGCCGAATGGCGCGAAAACCTGGGACGCCGAAGGCGCCCGGATCACCATTCCGGCCGATGGCGTGATGGTTCCGAACATGCGCCGCCTGCTGGCTGCCAGCCAGTACAGCGCCTCGGGCCTCGCCGGTGTGTGGGCGGACGAAAACACGCGCGAAGCAATCTTCGATGCGATCCGCCGCAAGGAAACCTTCGGAACGTCCGGCCCGCGCCTGAAGGCCCGCATGTTCGCAAGCTTCGATTTCGGCGATGACATCCTGAACGATCCGGATCTCGTCGCCAGCGCCTATGAGGCCGGTGTCCCGCAGGGCGGGAACCTGACCGGCAGCGGCGCTGCGCCGAAGATCCTCGCCTGGGCCTTGCGCGATCCGGACTCCTATCCCCTGCAACGCGTGCAGGTGGTGAAGGTCTGGACCGATGCAGACGGCACCGCGCATGAGGCCGTCTATGACGCCGCCTGCTCCGGCGGCGCCGCGCCAGACCCGGCAACCCATCGGTGTCCGGACAATGGCGCCAGCGTCGACCTCGCCGACTGCTCCACCGAGGACGGCACAGGTGCAGGCGAGATGAAAGCCCTGTGGACCGATCCGGACTTCGACCCGGCCCGGCGCTCGGCCTATTACGTCCGTGTGCTGGAAAACCCGTCCTGCCGCTGGTCCAGCTGGGATGCGGCCCGCAACGGCACGCCGCCCAATCCGGACATGCCGTCCACAATCCAGGAACGGGCCTGGACCAGCCCCGTCTGGTACAATCCGCAGGACTGA
- the aroB gene encoding 3-dehydroquinate synthase, with amino-acid sequence MSVTAPELETVSVDLGARSYDILVGHGALDQLGPRLAAMLKQSRVFVLTDANVEAAHRARVEAALSASGISSSWLALTPGEKTKSFSNLEAILDWLLEGGADRSDILVALGGGVIGDIAGLSASLMKRGMGFVQVPTTLLAQVDSSVGGKTAVNSPRGKNLIGAFYQPRLVIADTGLLETLPARELRAGYAEIVKYGLINDPAFFDWLEANGARVLALDAEAITYAVAVSCRAKAAIVAEDETEKGVRALLNLGHTFGHALEAANDYRPDLLHGEAVSIGMALAFRYGAATGITPPEDADRVTRVLEASGLQAAIPGRQGGAYTASELVRLMQQDKKASGGKVPLILARGIGQAYIHPDADLAAVEDFLRGETSEG; translated from the coding sequence ATGAGCGTAACGGCCCCCGAACTGGAAACCGTGTCTGTCGATCTCGGCGCCCGGTCATACGATATCCTTGTCGGCCATGGCGCGCTGGACCAGCTCGGTCCGCGCCTCGCGGCGATGCTGAAGCAGAGCCGTGTCTTCGTGCTGACCGATGCCAATGTCGAAGCCGCGCACCGCGCCCGCGTCGAGGCGGCCTTGTCGGCGTCCGGTATTTCGTCCAGCTGGCTGGCGCTGACGCCGGGCGAGAAAACCAAGAGCTTCTCCAATCTCGAAGCCATTCTCGACTGGCTGCTGGAAGGCGGGGCCGACCGGTCCGACATTCTGGTGGCGCTGGGCGGCGGGGTGATCGGCGATATTGCCGGCCTGTCCGCCAGCCTGATGAAGCGCGGCATGGGATTTGTGCAGGTGCCGACAACGCTGCTGGCGCAGGTCGATTCCTCTGTCGGCGGAAAGACCGCCGTAAACAGCCCGCGCGGCAAGAATCTGATCGGCGCCTTCTACCAGCCCCGGCTGGTGATCGCGGATACGGGCCTGCTTGAGACGCTGCCGGCCCGGGAGTTGCGGGCGGGCTATGCAGAGATCGTCAAATACGGCCTGATCAACGACCCGGCCTTTTTCGACTGGCTGGAGGCGAACGGCGCCCGCGTTCTGGCGCTGGACGCCGAGGCGATCACCTATGCCGTCGCCGTCAGCTGCCGGGCGAAGGCCGCCATCGTGGCTGAAGACGAAACCGAAAAGGGCGTACGCGCGCTGCTCAATCTCGGTCACACATTCGGCCATGCGCTGGAAGCGGCGAATGATTACCGGCCGGACCTGTTGCATGGCGAAGCGGTGTCCATCGGCATGGCGCTCGCCTTCCGCTATGGCGCCGCGACAGGCATCACGCCGCCGGAAGATGCCGACCGGGTGACGCGGGTGCTGGAAGCGTCCGGACTGCAGGCGGCCATTCCCGGCCGGCAGGGCGGGGCGTATACGGCCAGTGAACTCGTCCGCCTGATGCAGCAGGACAAGAAGGCCAGCGGGGGGAAAGTGCCGCTGATCCTCGCCCGCGGAATCGGACAGGCATACATTCATCCCGATGCAGACCTTGCCGCCGTGGAAGACTTCCTGCGCGGCGAAACATCTGAGGGATAA
- a CDS encoding tetratricopeptide repeat protein — translation MPVLKPMAAIGLGVWLGLACTGSAIGQINGSGIQAGAAAYSVESEVAAALYAASATQAAMERQYTQQLAAARKQIDALRQQVAANASGGDEIGTLKAELADKERRIVELLAQQDAGYAREISVYGDAVKSIASTPEGLAALSRFNRGDQVGAIAILDDLRKARDAARMARVNQESASEARQIAALALEARASGNLTTADLIDRFEEITRLDGSEASDWITLSGLYRDAGNLSKAAAAAQQALNLAPDAAAKADALKTLGAIEFDQGKLPDAQARLAQSAALLEDLSKDHPDAGRYQDSLADLYKLQGRLLRDRGNLASVLPVYNQALAAADRLIAAEPDNSSAQWKRATILTDLGSVRKEQGDLGDALNLFREALDIETLLLADSPDTLSWQEDYSRLQSLIASTELQTGGIAEELELFRRREADLKGLLVRDPGHAVWTHALALNHLDIGRLCRIQSDMVCTSQNYTKAVEMLETLAQQDRTNVSWQRDLAQAYAASADQAGDARVYDLAEEKHRRAADILSRLAKTDAKSAGLEFELAHLQLLIGGDLMGQRQFAQADRAFTPALSTLRRLSANDPTNDTLKSRIAMGLNTQAFAKTLLGNEAAALGLYEESLGILQDRAARHPGNLGVKRALGHTLQYIGDVYVDQSDFDTAKSYYGQSLDIIKDLAKTDPTNIGWQRDLQEGHNKIGEAAYKAKDYDAAIAAYTEALAINTHLLKQDPGNIDLVLDKSPIEMNLDQARTDQKVEQAMEIIRQRSADSSK, via the coding sequence TTGCCTGTTTTAAAGCCGATGGCCGCGATCGGTCTGGGAGTATGGTTGGGTCTTGCCTGTACGGGATCCGCAATTGGTCAGATAAACGGGAGCGGCATTCAGGCAGGCGCCGCCGCCTATTCCGTCGAATCGGAAGTCGCCGCCGCCCTCTACGCCGCCTCGGCCACGCAGGCAGCAATGGAGCGCCAGTATACGCAACAGCTCGCGGCTGCCCGGAAGCAGATCGACGCGCTCCGCCAGCAAGTGGCCGCGAACGCCTCCGGCGGCGATGAGATCGGGACGCTGAAGGCCGAACTGGCCGACAAGGAGCGCAGGATCGTCGAGCTTCTGGCCCAGCAGGATGCCGGGTATGCGCGCGAGATCTCGGTCTATGGGGATGCGGTCAAATCCATTGCCTCAACCCCGGAGGGCCTGGCCGCCCTCAGCCGGTTCAACCGCGGCGACCAGGTCGGCGCCATTGCCATCCTGGACGATCTGCGCAAAGCGCGCGACGCGGCGCGGATGGCCCGCGTCAACCAGGAGTCCGCCTCGGAGGCGCGCCAGATCGCGGCGCTCGCCCTCGAAGCGCGTGCTTCGGGCAATCTCACGACGGCAGACCTGATCGACCGGTTTGAAGAGATCACGCGACTCGACGGCAGCGAGGCGTCCGACTGGATCACCCTGAGCGGCCTTTACCGCGATGCCGGAAACCTCTCCAAGGCGGCGGCAGCGGCGCAGCAGGCCCTCAACCTGGCCCCGGATGCCGCAGCAAAGGCCGACGCCCTGAAGACGCTTGGCGCGATTGAATTCGATCAGGGCAAACTGCCGGACGCTCAAGCCCGGCTTGCGCAGAGCGCCGCCCTACTCGAGGATCTGTCGAAGGATCATCCAGATGCCGGACGCTATCAGGACAGTCTGGCCGATCTCTACAAACTGCAGGGGCGCCTCCTCAGAGACCGGGGGAATCTCGCCTCGGTGTTGCCTGTCTACAATCAGGCGCTTGCCGCCGCCGACAGGCTCATCGCAGCAGAGCCCGACAATAGCAGCGCCCAATGGAAACGGGCCACCATCCTGACAGATTTAGGCAGTGTCCGGAAGGAACAGGGAGACCTCGGCGATGCCCTGAACCTGTTCCGGGAAGCGCTCGATATCGAGACACTTTTGCTGGCGGACTCACCCGACACACTGTCCTGGCAGGAAGACTACTCCCGCCTGCAGTCGCTCATCGCCAGTACGGAACTCCAAACGGGCGGCATCGCGGAAGAGCTGGAGCTGTTCAGACGGCGTGAGGCGGACCTCAAAGGCCTTCTCGTTCGCGATCCCGGCCACGCAGTATGGACGCATGCCCTGGCGCTCAACCATCTGGATATCGGCCGGCTGTGCCGCATCCAGTCCGACATGGTCTGCACATCGCAGAATTACACCAAGGCTGTCGAAATGCTCGAGACGCTCGCCCAGCAGGACAGGACCAATGTCAGTTGGCAGAGGGATCTCGCCCAAGCCTATGCCGCCAGCGCCGATCAGGCCGGCGATGCCCGGGTGTATGACCTTGCCGAAGAGAAACACAGGCGCGCGGCAGACATTCTCTCCCGCCTTGCAAAGACGGATGCGAAAAGCGCGGGCCTTGAATTCGAGCTCGCGCATCTTCAGCTCCTGATCGGCGGAGACCTGATGGGCCAGAGGCAGTTCGCACAGGCCGACCGCGCGTTCACCCCTGCCCTGTCCACGCTGCGCCGGCTATCGGCAAACGACCCGACGAACGACACGTTGAAATCCCGCATCGCCATGGGGCTGAATACGCAAGCCTTCGCAAAGACCTTATTGGGGAATGAGGCCGCCGCGCTCGGCCTGTATGAAGAAAGCCTCGGCATCCTTCAGGACCGGGCAGCCAGGCACCCGGGGAATCTGGGTGTTAAGCGCGCCCTCGGCCATACCCTGCAATATATCGGTGACGTCTATGTCGACCAGTCAGACTTCGACACGGCAAAGTCCTACTACGGCCAGAGCCTCGACATCATCAAGGACCTCGCCAAAACCGATCCGACCAATATTGGCTGGCAACGGGACTTGCAGGAGGGACACAATAAAATTGGCGAAGCGGCCTATAAGGCCAAGGATTATGACGCGGCCATCGCCGCCTACACAGAAGCGCTGGCGATCAACACACACCTGTTAAAACAGGACCCGGGCAACATTGATCTTGTCCTCGATAAGAGCCCCATCGAAATGAACCTGGATCAGGCACGGACCGACCAAAAGGTCGAACAGGCGATGGAAATCATCCGCCAGCGTAGCGCCGACTCGTCGAAATGA